GAGACGACCTGCGCCGATTGCTTGTGATCGGCACCGTAACCGTCGTAGTGGATGGTGATCGCGTACCTGCCGTCCGCGTACGCGCTCTCCAGCAGATCGATCTCCGCACCGTCGGCCGCCGTGCCGAGGGTGGAGCCGAAGGAGTGCGTCTGCAGCCAGACCGCGCCCAAGTGGCCCTGGGTGGGCGGGACATGGACGTTCACCTCGATCGTGCCGTGCGTGTAGTCGAAGATTGTGTCCGTGTCGACGCGGCCGCCCGCGTACTGGCCGTCGGCGAGTTTCCTGAGGTCGATGGCGAGGTTGCCGCCGTTGGTGGGGAGCACGCGGACGTTGGCGGGCTTGTACCACCAGCGGATTCCGTCGGTGCGGTCGGTCTCGGTGCGCTCCTGGTCGCGTACGTTCCACTTCGCCGTGTCCAGCGCCGAGCCGGTGAACTCGTCGCTGAACACCAGGGTTCCGGCCGGTCCCGCCAGCGGCTGCGCACCGGCGGGGGTCGCCGGGTCGACGAGGGACGCGGCGTGCGCGGGGGCCGTGCCGGCCGCGCCGGCCAGGGCCGTGGACAGCAGTGCGGTGGTGAAGGTGCGTCGTCGCATCAGAACTCCTCGTTGGTTCGGGCGAGTTGGGTGAGTCGTGCCTGTACGGGCCTGCCGTCCGACGTCGTGAACGCGACGACGGTGCTGCCACCCCGGATCCTGGCCGTGCACGCGCCGTCCTTCTCCGCGCGCCAGTGGCCGGCCAGCGTGATGTGCACGGTGTGCGCGGCGCTCGGGGTGGTGAGCCAGGAGCGGGAGAACGGGCTCCAGTGGCCGGTGTACTCGCCCTTCTCGTACTGGTCCCGGTCGGGGCTCTCGTGGAACCGGAGGTCCGGGTCGCAGACCGAAAGGACCAGGCCGTCGGCGCCGTCGGTGCGGGTCAGCAGGAGCGCGGGCGTGTCGGTGCCGCGTACCGGGCCCGTGGCGAGCGCGCCGGTCTCCTCGAAGACCGCGTAACCGGTGATGCCCGTCGCCCGGTCCGTCACGATGTGCGCGGTGTCGTCGGCGCGCAGCACGGTGTACGGGGCCAGATCCGCGTCCCGCATCGCCCTGGTGAACTCCGCCATCGAGTCCGCGGTGGCGCCGACCACCATGGCGTACTCGTACGAACCCCCCTTCGGCGCGGTGCCGTGCCGCAGCCAGGCGGTGGCGAAGGCGCCCGTGGTCTCCGCGTCCGTGGCGTGGCTGCGGGAGGTCTGCTGTGTGCGGGTGAGTGAGAGGCGCTGCCCTGCGGGCACGTGGTAGCCGAGCCCCTTGTCGTCCAACAGCCAGGTGGAGCCGGTGAGTTGACCCGCCCCGCTCTCGTACGGGAAGGCCGTCAGCGCCTCCGGTCCGCCGAGCCACGTCGGGTCGGTCGGGGCCGCCAGCCGGGTCTGGAAGAGCGTGGTCTCCGTCTCGTGGTCCCGGTCGCGGTTCTGGATGCCGGTGCCGAGCGCGACGACGCGGTTGTCGAAGAGGAACACCGACTTCCGGGCGCGGTGGGTGCCGTCGTACTTCGGGTGCTCGCGCAGTCGCATCGCGAACATGCCGTTGCGCCCGTCGAGGGTGTGGCCGCCGCCGAAGCGCTCCTCGGTGAGCAGCATCTCCTCGATGGTCCCCGTCAGATCCGCCTTCAGCAGCTCCCACGGTTTGTGGATCGTGGTGGTCCCGGGGCGGCGGTTCCAGTCGTAGCCGTCGGCGCTGTAGCCGCTGTCGAGGTTGGTCACCGGGGCGCCGCGGTGCTGTACCTGGATCTGGCCGTAGGTGTTGTAGCGGCCGTACCAGTTGGAGCCGTCGTAGACCTCCGTCGACCAGAGGTAGCGGTTGTGGCCGCGCACCGTGATCTGCCAGTTGTCCCTGCGCTGCACGGCGAGCGCCGCGTAGTTGTACGCCCACGCCCCGGCCGGCGCCGCCTCCGCGGTGACGCCCGCGGCCGCCAGCCGGGCGGTGATCGCCTTCTGTGCGGTCGTCGGCGCGGCGGGCAGCAGGCGCAGGAACGCGGCGCCCAGCTCCGGGTCGAGGGCGCTGCTGCCGTCGGGGGTCCCGGCGATCGTCAGCCACTGGAAGGGGGCGACGGTCATCGCGGAGGTGCCCGCCGGGTTGCGGCCGCTGAGCGAGATCGGCCACTGGAGGCCGCCGGTGATCACGCGCATCGTCAGGACCGCGCGCTTGAGCGCCGCGTGGGCCCGCGCTTCGATGCGGAAGAGGCCGCCGCTCATCACGTACACGATGGGCGTGAGGCCGATGAAACCGTCGCGCGCGTAGTCGGGGTAGCAGCCGACGTGGTGGAAGGTCAGACCGTCGGGCTTGAGGCCGTCCTGGATGCCGGGCGTGGGCAGCAGATAGCGGCTCAGCCAGTCGCGCAGCACCTTCAGGTACGCGACCCGGCGGCCGTCGCCGTCCTGCAGGAGCGCGACCGCGAGCATGCCGCGCACGGTGGTGTTGAGGATGTCGGCGGTGGAGCCGTGGGCGTTGCGGTAGTCGAAGCCGCGGAAGATCCGGCCGAAGCCGGTGAGCCAGGTGAGGTCGGTGCGTACGGCCTCCAGGAGCCCGGCGTCGTGCAGGACGTCCCGCATGAGGTGCACGGAGTCGTAGTAGCCGCGGATGTCGTAGCCGAGGTGGTGGATGGTGCCCTGGCTGCTGCCGTACGTCCAGCCCTGCTCGCGCAGCAGCTCGACGAGGCGCACGTACAGGGCGGCCAGGGCCTCGCGGTGGGCGGCGGCGCTGGCCCGGTCGTAGGCCTGGGCGATCTTCTGCAGATGGTCGGTGACCGCGCGCAGGGTGCTCGCGCCGACGAACGCCTTGAGGTCCGTACTGATCGCGGGGGGATAGATCTGCGACTGGTACGAGAAGACGGGGCGCCCGTCGAGCATCGGTGCGGCCGTCGCGGTGAGCGAGGCGACATAGGCGTCGTTGACGGTCGGGGACGCGGCCAGGTAGTCGGCGTGGTAGCGGGTCAACAGGGCGTCGAGATCGGTGAGTTCGTCCTGCGAGGGGGACGGGGCGGGGATCCTGGCGCGGGTCAGGAGACGGTCGTAGAGGTAGAGCG
The sequence above is drawn from the Streptomyces sp. NBC_01465 genome and encodes:
- a CDS encoding glycoside hydrolase family 16 protein is translated as MRRRTFTTALLSTALAGAAGTAPAHAASLVDPATPAGAQPLAGPAGTLVFSDEFTGSALDTAKWNVRDQERTETDRTDGIRWWYKPANVRVLPTNGGNLAIDLRKLADGQYAGGRVDTDTIFDYTHGTIEVNVHVPPTQGHLGAVWLQTHSFGSTLGTAADGAEIDLLESAYADGRYAITIHYDGYGADHKQSAQVVSAPGLHSTYRHTIGLNWTASKMEFTYDGTVVRTVTDPTLISQVAEYPILSHEVLQWAQGDVTQAPLDYNSTMYVDYIRVWQ
- a CDS encoding chondroitinase family polysaccharide lyase, coding for MSAHPSTPPLNRRRLLAYGAAATGAVTLPFLPAATGTQRAAAAEADGAQDATYTELEARALALTPPAFLLESAVPPQFSTGDGAGLALSDARSVCGRHSLRWDHGPRSTVSVRADVGWAPDPYCTRPLADQAWQGAVDTFSMWIYNEKATDDVVRFEFGRGERTDCWFEFRLDFTGWRTTWVRYDYDMHGRPRPGMDTLRIVAPRRPGTLWIDQLLLNVALRPDAPTRDVQVPEIGIEGDDWDQQHWQALYLYDRLLTRARIPAPSPSQDELTDLDALLTRYHADYLAASPTVNDAYVASLTATAAPMLDGRPVFSYQSQIYPPAISTDLKAFVGASTLRAVTDHLQKIAQAYDRASAAAHREALAALYVRLVELLREQGWTYGSSQGTIHHLGYDIRGYYDSVHLMRDVLHDAGLLEAVRTDLTWLTGFGRIFRGFDYRNAHGSTADILNTTVRGMLAVALLQDGDGRRVAYLKVLRDWLSRYLLPTPGIQDGLKPDGLTFHHVGCYPDYARDGFIGLTPIVYVMSGGLFRIEARAHAALKRAVLTMRVITGGLQWPISLSGRNPAGTSAMTVAPFQWLTIAGTPDGSSALDPELGAAFLRLLPAAPTTAQKAITARLAAAGVTAEAAPAGAWAYNYAALAVQRRDNWQITVRGHNRYLWSTEVYDGSNWYGRYNTYGQIQVQHRGAPVTNLDSGYSADGYDWNRRPGTTTIHKPWELLKADLTGTIEEMLLTEERFGGGHTLDGRNGMFAMRLREHPKYDGTHRARKSVFLFDNRVVALGTGIQNRDRDHETETTLFQTRLAAPTDPTWLGGPEALTAFPYESGAGQLTGSTWLLDDKGLGYHVPAGQRLSLTRTQQTSRSHATDAETTGAFATAWLRHGTAPKGGSYEYAMVVGATADSMAEFTRAMRDADLAPYTVLRADDTAHIVTDRATGITGYAVFEETGALATGPVRGTDTPALLLTRTDGADGLVLSVCDPDLRFHESPDRDQYEKGEYTGHWSPFSRSWLTTPSAAHTVHITLAGHWRAEKDGACTARIRGGSTVVAFTTSDGRPVQARLTQLARTNEEF